A genomic segment from Chanos chanos chromosome 2, fChaCha1.1, whole genome shotgun sequence encodes:
- the gnpda2 gene encoding glucosamine-6-phosphate isomerase 2: MRLVILDDYDLASEWAAKYIRNRIIQFKPSADKYFTLGLPTGSTPLGCYRKLIEYHKNGDLSFKYVKTFNMDEYVGLPRDHPESYHSYMWENFFKHIDIQPQNAHILDGNAPDLQAECDAFERKITEAGGIELFVGGIGPDGHIAFNEPGSSLVSRTRVKTLAKDTILANARFFGNDLSKVPTMTLTVGVGTVMDAREVMILITGAHKAFALYKAIEEGVNHMWTVSAFQQHPHTIFVCDEDATLELRVKTVKYFKGLMHVHNQLVEPTHSIKDYKD; the protein is encoded by the exons ATGAGACTTGTTATTCTTGACGACTACGACTTGGCCAGTGAATGGGCTGCCAAGTACATCCGAAACCGAATCATCCAGTTCAAACCCAGTGCCgacaaatattttacattagGACTGCCCACAG gaAGCACTCCCCTTGGCTGTTACAGGAAGCTGATTGAGTATCATAAGAATGGAGATCTCTCTTTCAAATATGTCAAAACTTTCAATATGGATGAATATGTTG GCTTGCCCAGGGACCACCCAGAGAGCTACCATTCTTATATGTGGGAAAACTTCTTTAAGCATATTGACATCCAGCCCCAAAACGCCCACATCTTGGATGGGAATGCACCGGACCTTCAGGCAGAGTGTGATGCCTTTGAGAGGAAGATAACTGAAGCTGGTGGCATAGAGCTGTTTGTTGGAG GCATCGGGCCAGACGGTCACATCGCCTTTAATGAGCCTGGGTCTAGTCTTGTGTCTAGGACAAGAGTGAAGACCTTGGCTAAGGACACTATCCTTGCCAATGCCAGATTCTTTGGGAATGACCTCTCAAAAGTTCCCACCATGACCCTTACAGTTGGAGTGGGAACTGTGATGGACGCCCGAGAG gTGATGATTTTGATCACGGGAGCTCATAAAGCCTTTGCCCTATACAAGGCCATAGAAGAAGGTGTGAACCATATGTGGACTGTGTCAGCTTTTCAGCAGCATCCACATACCATCTTTGTATGTGATGAAGACGCCACACTTGAACTCAGAGTCAAGACTGTGAAGTACTTCAAAG GCCTGATGCATGTTCACAATCAACTGGTGGAACCAACGCACAGCATTAAGGACTACAAAGACTGA